In one Campylobacter insulaenigrae NCTC 12927 genomic region, the following are encoded:
- a CDS encoding YceI family protein, which yields MKRILIGSLVFATLLSNASLAKEFIIDQAHSNVGFKIKHLQISNVNGNFKTYNANIDFDNKEMKFNKLEAKINVTSINTENKARDTHLLQSDFFNAKTYPEMTFTMNKYEKISNEKGKMHGSLNIAGISKDIVLDTEIGGVIKTDKGKEKAGFNLQGEIKRSDFKFAPNTPTLTLSDEIRINIEIEMNEK from the coding sequence ATGAAAAGAATACTAATTGGTTCATTGGTTTTTGCAACTCTTTTAAGTAATGCATCTTTAGCAAAGGAATTTATTATTGATCAAGCTCATTCTAACGTTGGATTTAAAATTAAACATTTGCAAATTAGCAATGTAAATGGAAATTTTAAAACTTATAATGCAAACATTGATTTTGATAACAAAGAAATGAAATTTAATAAATTAGAGGCAAAAATAAATGTTACTTCTATAAATACAGAAAATAAAGCAAGAGATACTCATTTGCTACAAAGTGATTTTTTTAATGCAAAAACATACCCGGAAATGACTTTTACTATGAATAAATATGAAAAAATATCAAATGAAAAAGGTAAAATGCATGGAAGTTTAAATATTGCAGGAATTTCAAAAGATATTGTTTTAGATACAGAAATTGGTGGAGTTATTAAAACAGACAAAGGAAAAGAAAAAGCTGGATTTAACTTACAAGGAGAAATAAAAAGAAGTGATTTCAAATTTGCACCAAACACTCCTACCCTAACACTTTCTGATGAAATTCGAATCAATATAGAAATTGAAATGAATGAAAAATAA